In the Malania oleifera isolate guangnan ecotype guangnan chromosome 1, ASM2987363v1, whole genome shotgun sequence genome, one interval contains:
- the LOC131154480 gene encoding methylesterase 10, with product MKKSTAHFVLVHGACHGAWCWYKLTTLLKSSGYRVTAVDLGGCGVNPKRTDEIATVFDYSQPLMEFMASVPCDEKVILVGHSYSGLVISLAMESFPDKISVAVFIAAYMPSYKSPPASYIHEYLKRTPMESLMDSQFFFDGGMEKPPTSVKFGPNYMTAKVYQHCPPEDLELAKTLIRPNGLFVEDLTRESLLTEEKFGSVDRVFVMCGGDEVMGEEVQRWMIENGPGPVITEVKLIEGAGHMVMLSKPKELCLCFQQIAAKYH from the exons atgaagaagagcACTGCTCATTTCGTATTAGTGCACGGAGCATGCCATGGAGCTTGGTGCTGGTACAAGCTCACCACCCTGCTGAAATCGTCCGGCTACCGCGTCACGGCTGTGGACCTCGGCGGTTGCGGCGTCAACCCCAAACGCACCGACGAGATCGCGACGGTCTTTGACTACTCGCAGCCGCTGATGGAGTTCATGGCCTCTGTCCCCTGCGATGAGAAGGTGATCTTGGTGGGTCATAGTTACAGCGGTCTCGTGATTTCGCTGGCTATGGAGAGCTTCCCGGACAAAATCTCAGTGGCAGTGTTCATCGCCGCTTATATGCCCTCTTATAAATCTCCTCCTGCATCTTATATCCATGAA TACTTGAAAAGGACACCAATGGAGTCCTTGATGGACAGCCAGTTCTTCTTTGATGGGGGCATGGAAAAGCCTCCCACTTCAGTCAAGTTTGGCCCAAATTACATGACCGCCAAGGTTTACCAACACTGCCCGCCGGAG GATCTGGAGTTAGCAAAAACGTTGATAAGGCCCAACGGGTTGTTCGTAGAGGACTTGACCCGAGAGTCACTGTTAACCGAGGAAAAATTCGGGTCGGTGGATCGGGTTTTTGTGATGTGCGGAGGAGATGAAGTGATGGGGGAGGAGGTGCAGCGATGGATGATAGAGAACGGCCCAGGCCCAGTAATCACAGAGGTGAAGCTCATAGAAGGGGCTGGCCATATGGTCATGCTCTCAAAGCCCAAAGAGCTCTGCCTCTGCTTCCAACAAATTGCTGCCAAATATCACTGA